CTTCAAAAATTACGCACGGCATAGCTTTACCAATGGCCCAAAGAGCAACACATAATTTTGATGTTTACCAGCCCCGTAATCCCAAGGCAAGTGCATACTACAAATGTGTTGAAAATCATTTTGAAAATCTGGAACGGGCCTGGGATGATATGTATGCATCCCGGTATGGATTCTGGCGGACATATGTCATGACCGTGATCTATAAATACCTGGATTGCGGTGATCTTCATATGGGATTTGCCAGGGTCCGATGTGAATCATGTGGGCACGAGTATCTGCTGGCATTTTCATGTAAGCGAAGACATTTTTGCCCTTCCTGCCATCAGAAAAGAGAGATTGAATACGAGGAATGGCTGCTTACCAACGTATTGAAGGATGTATCCCACCGGCAGTGGGTATTCAGCATTCCCAAACGGTTGAGAATATACAGTCCGGTACTACGGTTATTATTCGAACAAATTCAGGGGAATGAGGAAAAAGGCCGAGACAGATGGTGACATTCCTGCTGTTATTCAAAATGAGATGTCATCCAAAGAATCCAGGCAGAATTGGGCCAGGCTAATCCAAAAAATTTACGAAGTGGACCCAATGATCTGTCCGAAATGCTGGGGGAAAATGCATATCATCAGCTTCATCGAAGAACTTGACGTCATCGAAAAAATTTTGCGTCATCTTGGGCTTTAGGATATCCGTAACCATGATCCACCGCAACCTGTTACTTCCGACTCTATCCCTGATTTGGTTTATGACTTTTCTGACTCCCAAATCCCGGCCAGCGGCTGGCATTAATTCCAGCGCTTTGGGGGATTTCCGGTGAGGTATGCTCAAAATTAGCCTAAAAGATTGCTATTTTAGCCCTTTTCTAAGTTTCTGCCCTTCAGGGTATGAATTCGGTCCGATTTTTTAATGTACTCTCTCTGGGATTGTTTTTATCTCAACGGCCTTTCTGACGACGAAGCCCCAGCCGGGCACGGCCACAACATGTTGTGGCCGTGCCCGGTTGGGGCCATATTTCAAACTTAATCATCTTTGTCAAACGTTCGTCATACTTTGCTTGATAAAAACCGTCTTCCTATCCTAACCCTGTCCGGCGGTGAACAGCAGATGCTGGCCATTGGCCGGGCCTTGATGCAGGACCCGAAATTGATTATGTTTGATGAACCAAGTCTGGGACTTGCCCCCATACTGGTGCAGGAAGTATTTAATGTGGTAAAGGAACTGCACCAGCAAGGCCTGACCATGCCTGAATGCCAAGAACTTAATTGGAGCCCCTTCACACAATCAAAGAAGCGGAAAAAAGCCAGTATTCTGCAGACAACCAAAGCCGGAAGAAAGCTTTTTCTTACGGGAACCCCGGTGTTTGACACCAACGGCCGGCTGGTCCGTGTGGTGGTCAATGAACGGGATATCACCGATATCAGCCGCCTGCATAGGGAACTGGAAAAAAAGGCCCTGCTCAATAGCGGACAAGGGTATTATTTTTCTGGATGAAATCGCTGACTTACCTGCCGCATCCCAGGTCAAGCTCCTTAAATTTTTAGAGGACGGTGTGATTACCCGCGTGGGTTCAACCCGGAACCGGAATGTAAATGTCCGCATCATCGCAGCCACCAACCGGGATTTAAAAAAAATGGTCGATACCGGGCAATTTCGAAACGATCTTTACTACCGCCTCAACGTCGTGCCCATCAATATTCCTCCCCTAAGGGAGCGAAAAGAGTGCATCGTT
Above is a window of uncultured Desulfobacter sp. DNA encoding:
- a CDS encoding transposase zinc-binding domain-containing protein codes for the protein MYASRYGFWRTYVMTVIYKYLDCGDLHMGFARVRCESCGHEYLLAFSCKRRHFCPSCHQKREIEYEEWLLTNVLKDVSHRQWVFSIPKRLRIYSPVLRLLFEQIQGNEEKGRDRW